From the Lactobacillus johnsonii genome, the window TTATGAAGTTAAATATCAAAAGAAAGATTTTAAATCGCAGTTTAAGCATGCTGCTTGGATTTTAGGGTATTTAGTATTTATTTCTATTATGTCTTATTGTGGTAGCGACGGCTTTGGTGGACAAAACTGGATTAAATATCCGTGGGATTTTCTGTTGATTGCAATTGTCTCCTTGATCTTCTATAAAGTTGCAATTGATACAGGACTAGAAAAAGTTGATCCGGCGGCGATAAAAGTAAACGAAAAAATTAAGCTTAAGGAGGACTAGAATTAAGTACACTAGTATAAATTAGCTTGAATTATAGTTGGAAAGGTGCTATCCTTAACTAGTCGTAAAATAATCTATGATCTGAAATATTGGTCATGGCAAAGGAGTATTAAACAATGAGAAAAGGGATTCATCCAGATTACCAAGAAGTTGTTTTCATGGACTCAGCAACTGGTGCTAAGTTCGTAGCTGGTTCTACTTTAAAACCAGAAGAAACAATTGAATTCGAAGGTAAGACTTACCCATTAGTTCGTGTTGAAATTTCTTCAGATTCTCACCCATTCTACACTGGCAAGCAAAAGTTTGCACAAGCAGATGGTCGTATCGAAAAATTCAACAAGAAGTACGGTATGTCTTCAAAGAACTAATAATTCTTGGTTTTTACCAAAAGAGCAGCCCACTTTGGACTGCTCTTTTTTTATGCTTAACGTGGTATAATTCTTATTGATATGCGTGAGACCTTTTTCTGACTGCGATAAGTCAGTATAATAGGAGTACATGCAATTTTAGGTAGGAGTAATTTATTTATTATGAAAATGCAACTTGCTGAGATCGCTAAAGCATTAAATAGTTCAGTTAATATGGGAGAAGACAAGGTCATTACATCTGTTGTTTTTGACTCAAGAAAAGCAACTCCCAATTCTTTGTTTATTCCCTTAGATGGTGCAAGGGATGGACATGATTTTGTATCTAATGCAATGGCAAACGGAGCAGAAGCAACCCTTTGGAAAAAAGGCCATGAGGGTATGCCTACTGATGTGCCAGTTATTGAAGTGGAAGATCCGCTAACTGCGCTTCAAAATTTAGCTAAATATTACTTAGGTAAAGTTAATCCAACTGTTGTTGGAATTACTGGATCTAATGGTAAAACTACAACTAAGGATATGGTTGCAGCTGTTTTATCAAAAAGATTTAACGTGCATAAGACACAGGCTAACTTTAATAACGAAATTGGGGTACCTGTAACTATTTTAGAGATGAAACCATCTACTGAAATTTTAGTTCTTGAAATGGGGATGGATCGCCCTGGACAATTACATCATTTAAGTGAATTAGTAAGACCCGATGTTTGTGTCATCACAATGATTGGTGAAGCTCATATTGAGTTCTTTGGTACTAGAGATAAGATTGCAGACGCTAAAATGGAAATTACTGACTTCTTAAAAGAAGACGGTAAGTTTATTTACAATGGCGATGAACCTTTACTAGAAGAGCGTGCAGCTAAGATTAAGCAAGAAAAGAGTACTTTTGGTTTTAGAGAAGAAGATACTGTTTTTGCGACTACATTTAGATCTTACATGCACCATGCTACTTTTGAAGTAAATGGGTCAGCACAGCAATTTAAGATTCCAATGATTGGAAAACATAACGTCTCTAATGCTCTTGCAGCCATTAGTGTAGGCCGCCATTTTGGTGAAAATGATGAACAAATTGCCCAAGCTTTAGCTAACTTCACCCCAACAGCAAATAGAATGCAATGGAAGAAGGGTGATGTAGGCGAAGCAATTATGGATGATGTTTACAACTCAAATCCAACTGCGGTTAAGGCTGTTACGACTTCGTTTGGACAAGTAATGGTCGAAGATGGTGGGCGCAGAATTGCTGTCTTAGGTGATATGTTAGAGCTTGGAGATGAATCAGCTGATCTTCATGCGTCTCTTGCAGCTAGCTTGGATCCAGCAATTATTAATGAACTATATTTATATGGTCCAGAGATGAAAAACTTATATGATGCTCTTGTTGATAAGTACCCAGCAGAAAACTTGCACTATTATCCACAAGATCAAATGAATCATATGATTGATGACTTAAAGAATGATATTAAGCCAGCTGATATTGTAATGCTAAAGGGATCACATGGGATGCATTTGGAAAAGGTTTTAGACCGTCTCATGTAGGAAGGAATTAGATATTTGAAATTTTCTGAAATGAACTTAAAACCTGAGATTTTAAAAGCTATTAAGCGTTCAGGTTTTGAAGAAGCTACACCAATTCAAGAAAAAACCATTCCCCTCGTTTTGGAGGGAAAAGATGTAATTGGTCAAGCCCAGACAGGAACTGGTAAAACTGCTGCTTTTGGTTTGCCAATTTTACAAAACTTAGATAAGCAACACGATTCAATTCAAGCTATTATTATTGAACCTACCCGTGAATTGGCTATTCAAACCCAAGAAGAGTTGTTCCGTTTAGGTCGTGATGAAAGAGCTCGCGTTCAAGTAGTTTATGGCGGTGCTGATATTAGACGTCAGATTCGTGCTTTAAAACAAACACCAGCAATTTTGGTGGGAACGCCTGGACGTTTACTTGACCATTTAAAACGTGGCACAATTGATATTTCTAAAGTTAAAACAATTGTTTTAGATGAAGCAGATGAAATGCTTGATATGGGATTTATTCAAGATATTGAAAGTATTTTGAAATATGCACCAAGTAAACATCAAACATTACTTTTCTCTGCTACAATGCCAAAGCCAATTTTACGAATTGGTGAAAAATTCATGAATGATCCTGAGATTGTAAAAATCAAAGGAAAAGAATTAACTGCTAATTTAATTGATCAGTATTTTGTGAGAGCAAAAGAAAATGAAAAGTTCGACATTCTATGTCGCTTAATTGACGTTCAAAATCCTGATTTAGCTGTTATTTTTGGTAGAACTAAGAGACGTGTTGATGAATTAACACGTGGGCTACAAGCACGTGGATATAACGCTGCTGGAATTCATGGTGATCTTTCTCAAGCTAAGCGAATGAGCGTGTTAAAGAGATTCCGTAAAGGTAAGCTAGATATTTTAGTTGCAACTGATGTGGCAGCTCGTGGATTAGATATTTCTGGGGTAAGTCATGTTTATAACTATGATATTCCGCAGGATCCAGATTCTTATGTTCACCGTATTGGTAGAACTGGACGTGCTGGTCAGAACGGAATGTCTGTAACTTTTGTTACTCCAAATGAAATTGGCTATATGCGTACTATAGAACAATTAACGCATAAAAAGATGATGCCACTTAAGCCACCAACTGATGAAGAAGCATTTAAAGGTCAGCTAAGTGCAGCTAATAAAAAGGTAGCAGAATTACTCGATAGTGATCTTTCTAAATATACTGAAGAAGCATCTCAACTTCTTGACGATTATTCTGCGATTGATTTAGTGGCCGCTTTATTGAAGGACTTGTCTAAAGATGCAGATAGTGTAAAAGTAAAAATTACACCTGAAAAGCCGTTACCATTTAAATCAAAGCATGGTAATAATCGAAACTTTAAACGTAATTTCAAACGTGGTGGAGATCGAAATGAACGATATCATCGTAAGCCTAGTGCCCGTAAAG encodes:
- a CDS encoding type B 50S ribosomal protein L31 yields the protein MRKGIHPDYQEVVFMDSATGAKFVAGSTLKPEETIEFEGKTYPLVRVEISSDSHPFYTGKQKFAQADGRIEKFNKKYGMSSKN
- a CDS encoding UDP-N-acetylmuramoyl-tripeptide--D-alanyl-D-alanine ligase, producing the protein MKMQLAEIAKALNSSVNMGEDKVITSVVFDSRKATPNSLFIPLDGARDGHDFVSNAMANGAEATLWKKGHEGMPTDVPVIEVEDPLTALQNLAKYYLGKVNPTVVGITGSNGKTTTKDMVAAVLSKRFNVHKTQANFNNEIGVPVTILEMKPSTEILVLEMGMDRPGQLHHLSELVRPDVCVITMIGEAHIEFFGTRDKIADAKMEITDFLKEDGKFIYNGDEPLLEERAAKIKQEKSTFGFREEDTVFATTFRSYMHHATFEVNGSAQQFKIPMIGKHNVSNALAAISVGRHFGENDEQIAQALANFTPTANRMQWKKGDVGEAIMDDVYNSNPTAVKAVTTSFGQVMVEDGGRRIAVLGDMLELGDESADLHASLAASLDPAIINELYLYGPEMKNLYDALVDKYPAENLHYYPQDQMNHMIDDLKNDIKPADIVMLKGSHGMHLEKVLDRLM
- a CDS encoding DEAD/DEAH box helicase, which produces MKFSEMNLKPEILKAIKRSGFEEATPIQEKTIPLVLEGKDVIGQAQTGTGKTAAFGLPILQNLDKQHDSIQAIIIEPTRELAIQTQEELFRLGRDERARVQVVYGGADIRRQIRALKQTPAILVGTPGRLLDHLKRGTIDISKVKTIVLDEADEMLDMGFIQDIESILKYAPSKHQTLLFSATMPKPILRIGEKFMNDPEIVKIKGKELTANLIDQYFVRAKENEKFDILCRLIDVQNPDLAVIFGRTKRRVDELTRGLQARGYNAAGIHGDLSQAKRMSVLKRFRKGKLDILVATDVAARGLDISGVSHVYNYDIPQDPDSYVHRIGRTGRAGQNGMSVTFVTPNEIGYMRTIEQLTHKKMMPLKPPTDEEAFKGQLSAANKKVAELLDSDLSKYTEEASQLLDDYSAIDLVAALLKDLSKDADSVKVKITPEKPLPFKSKHGNNRNFKRNFKRGGDRNERYHRKPSARKGGRKHDFVIKKKD